A genomic segment from Sorangium aterium encodes:
- a CDS encoding carboxypeptidase-like regulatory domain-containing protein, whose protein sequence is MKTRLRPLPPLLLALSALVLSSCGVEPIEEQPSLDIAEAALNGAVAIAGHVGNDTSNAGMSGVIVQLSGAASAQAVTDSHGNFLFTGLPAGTYTLTPSKPGATITPSTVNLGSVTADRIQSFTCAGACGAGPAVDPYKEIAIVDPSVTQDARTSNATGGPWSFRYLIEQMTPSGVDPADFVAEWLEGFQPLTINGYPTTNRGTLSLLNLWPTRPDGKLDVAQAPFRLLGIFNRTDLHASGSGEARFVFGIVPPNHFIGGMTVIFEYRLPTNSIAPDRHSWIARFHALGQHAFGAQYNQQLQEITDLFTQRGAERSTMGNPNASALAQLRTSEDLMGAPWSWREFHLVPEPTGYQAFLRLVETAQTPDQQLNGDAGLEAFLLANRTGIIAGATPLDPSFLGGEAEGNVVPSATKWVFPGADEPLRHAFAGQTCNGCHNAETQQLATFYHVAPFATPGPDGTGVLSNFVKQVEIPRRVSFMQNRLSCSTLAGDCSPGSESVAP, encoded by the coding sequence ATGAAAACCAGGTTACGCCCCTTGCCCCCTCTCCTGCTCGCGCTCTCTGCCCTTGTCCTTTCGTCCTGCGGAGTCGAGCCGATCGAGGAGCAGCCATCCTTGGACATCGCCGAGGCTGCGTTGAACGGCGCCGTCGCGATCGCGGGGCACGTCGGCAACGACACCTCGAACGCAGGGATGAGCGGCGTCATCGTCCAGCTCAGCGGCGCTGCGAGCGCGCAGGCCGTCACCGACAGCCACGGCAACTTCCTCTTCACCGGCTTGCCCGCGGGCACGTACACGCTCACCCCGTCCAAGCCGGGCGCGACGATCACGCCGAGCACGGTCAACCTCGGCAGCGTCACGGCCGATCGGATCCAGAGCTTCACCTGCGCCGGCGCCTGCGGCGCGGGCCCGGCCGTCGATCCTTACAAGGAGATCGCGATCGTCGATCCGTCGGTCACGCAGGACGCGCGCACCTCGAACGCGACCGGCGGGCCCTGGAGCTTCCGGTACCTGATCGAGCAGATGACCCCGAGCGGCGTCGATCCTGCGGATTTCGTGGCGGAGTGGCTGGAGGGCTTCCAGCCGCTGACGATCAACGGTTATCCCACGACGAACCGGGGGACGCTCTCGCTGCTGAACCTCTGGCCGACGCGGCCGGACGGCAAGCTCGATGTCGCGCAGGCGCCGTTCCGGCTCCTCGGCATCTTCAACCGGACCGACCTGCACGCGAGCGGCAGCGGCGAGGCGCGCTTCGTGTTCGGCATCGTTCCGCCGAATCACTTCATCGGTGGAATGACGGTGATCTTCGAGTACCGCCTGCCGACCAACTCGATCGCGCCGGATCGGCACAGCTGGATTGCCCGCTTCCACGCGCTCGGGCAGCACGCCTTCGGCGCCCAGTACAACCAGCAGCTCCAGGAGATCACGGATCTCTTCACGCAGCGCGGCGCCGAGCGCAGCACGATGGGCAACCCCAACGCGAGCGCGCTCGCCCAGCTCCGCACGAGCGAAGACCTCATGGGCGCTCCCTGGTCGTGGCGGGAGTTCCACCTCGTCCCCGAGCCGACGGGCTACCAGGCCTTCCTTCGGCTCGTGGAGACCGCCCAGACGCCGGACCAGCAGCTCAACGGCGACGCCGGCCTCGAGGCCTTCCTGCTCGCGAACCGCACCGGGATCATCGCCGGCGCGACGCCGCTCGACCCCTCGTTCCTCGGCGGCGAGGCGGAGGGCAACGTCGTGCCTTCCGCCACGAAATGGGTCTTCCCCGGCGCGGACGAGCCGCTGCGCCACGCGTTCGCCGGGCAGACCTGCAACGGGTGCCATAACGCGGAGACCCAGCAGCTCGCCACCTTCTATCATGTGGCACCGTTCGCGACCCCCGGCCCCGACGGCACCGGCGTCCTGTCGAATTTCGTCAAGCAGGTCGAGATCCCGCGGCGGGTGAGCTTCATGCAGAACCGGCTCAGCTGCAGCACCCTCGCGGGGGACTGCTCGCCAGGATCCGAGTCGGTTGCCCCCTGA
- a CDS encoding TetR/AcrR family transcriptional regulator produces MARPKEFDRDEVLRRAIPVFWEKGFAGTSTEDLVRAMGIGRQSLYDTFGDKRRLFLEALRAYNADSIASVIKALRAGPTALAALERVLVDLAEEHGAARSLGCMGVNAVCELARDDDEVRALTATSAALLETVLKDVIDDGKAQGDIGSALDSLEAARFLAATLSGMKVQAKAGASTEALRDVAAFAVQSLRPR; encoded by the coding sequence GTGGCCCGTCCCAAGGAGTTCGATCGCGACGAGGTGCTCCGGCGCGCCATCCCGGTCTTCTGGGAGAAGGGCTTTGCCGGCACCTCGACCGAGGATCTCGTCCGTGCCATGGGGATCGGCCGACAGAGCCTCTACGACACGTTCGGCGACAAGCGACGGCTGTTCCTGGAGGCGCTCCGCGCCTACAACGCCGACAGCATCGCCTCGGTGATCAAGGCGCTCCGGGCCGGACCGACCGCGCTCGCGGCGCTCGAGCGTGTCCTCGTCGACCTCGCCGAGGAGCACGGCGCGGCGCGCTCGCTCGGCTGCATGGGCGTGAACGCCGTCTGCGAGCTCGCCCGCGACGACGACGAGGTGCGCGCGCTCACCGCGACAAGCGCCGCGCTGCTCGAGACCGTGCTGAAGGACGTCATCGACGACGGCAAGGCGCAGGGCGACATCGGCAGCGCGCTCGACAGCCTCGAGGCCGCTCGCTTCCTCGCAGCCACGCTCAGCGGGATGAAGGTGCAGGCCAAGGCGGGCGCCTCGACCGAAGCCCTCCGCGACGTCGCGGCCTTCGCGGTCCAGAGCCTGCGCCCGCGCTGA